The DNA window CCGGATTGTTTGTGGGCTGACGTCAAAGTGTTCGACTAGCTCTTCAGTGCTGACATAACCCTGAAGACGCACCAGCTCGATTATTGCATCATGTCGCTGAGTTTGCTTCACAACATTCCCCTAATGTTTTACCTAAATTAATTATAATTGACTGACTTTATTTGGAATATTATTAATTTTTTTGTTTGCGTAAATTGTCCCATAATCCCATCAATAACCCGATGAATAAGCCTGAAAAATGGGCTGCATTGGCAATATTGAGCGAAAACATATTGAAATAGCCAACGAATAACCAAATAACTGAGATGGCGATAAGCCCTCTGGGAGCACTAATTCCCTTTCCAGGAGACATTTCTCCTGTCAGCCAAACATAACCGATCAGAGCATAGACCACACCGGAAAGACCACCAAAATGCGAGCCGCTGAACAGCGATTGTGCCCAACCACTGAAAAATGCAGAAACTATTGTTATTTCAATGAGTTTTGCGCTGTTAATATTTTTTTCAACCTGACTGCCGAAATACCACCAAAGCACCAAATTAAACAGGATATGTAGCAATGAAAAGTGCAGAAATATGGGGCTAATCCAACGCCACAGTTCCAGATATTGTGCATTGTTGGGCCATGCCAGCCAGCGCATAACCTCATTAATTCCAGCAAATTGCATCCAGAGGTAAACCAGAATACAGAGCGCGGTTATGGCGACAGTCAATGGTCCAGATTGGCTTTTCAGTGTGTTCCAGCTCAGGTTGTTATGGTATGGCAAAGGTGTGTTTGATTTACCTGTTTGCCAGCTGGCAGCTTGATAGCGTTCATTAAGCGGATCACGGGCAAACTTGTTGAGTTCTTGTTCAACAAAATT is part of the Xenorhabdus cabanillasii genome and encodes:
- the glpG gene encoding rhomboid family intramembrane serine protease GlpG; this encodes MIHVTSISNPRLAQAFIDYMATQGIHLTMHPANEPHVVELWLEDESQLNFVEQELNKFARDPLNERYQAASWQTGKSNTPLPYHNNLSWNTLKSQSGPLTVAITALCILVYLWMQFAGINEVMRWLAWPNNAQYLELWRWISPIFLHFSLLHILFNLVLWWYFGSQVEKNINSAKLIEITIVSAFFSGWAQSLFSGSHFGGLSGVVYALIGYVWLTGEMSPGKGISAPRGLIAISVIWLFVGYFNMFSLNIANAAHFSGLFIGLLMGLWDNLRKQKN